In Streptomyces sp. NBC_01408, one DNA window encodes the following:
- a CDS encoding PLP-dependent aminotransferase family protein, translating into MYERSSVAELAESLRSELIRYSVGGKLPSSRALVERYRVSPVTVSRALAQLAAEGLVVTRPGAGVFRARPRTEAPASGDTSWQEVALSAEGAGEITPRSVDATGVLASLAVPPGGVIELNGGYLHPSLQPERAMAAALARAGRRPGAWGRPPVEGLPELRDWFAREIGGAVAASDVLVTAGGQSALTTALRALAPPGAPILVESPTYPGLLAIARASGCRPVPVPVDAEGVRPELLAAAFEATGARVFVCQPLFQNPTGAVLAPGRRAEVLRIARAAGAFVVEDDYARALAHEDAGPLPVTLAAEDADGVVVHVRSLTKATSPSLRVGALAARGPVVDRLRAIQVVDSFFVPRPLQEAALELVGAPAWPRHLRAVSAELRHRREVLAGALRRELPGLALPHLPSGGYQLWVRAAEGADDAAFAAAALRAGVAVAPGRPYFCAEPPGAYVRLSFAGVSGPGELVEGVRRLKAALPGPVGRDA; encoded by the coding sequence ATGTACGAGCGTAGCAGTGTCGCGGAACTGGCCGAATCCCTGAGGTCCGAGCTCATCCGCTACTCGGTAGGTGGAAAGCTCCCGTCGAGCCGTGCCCTGGTCGAGCGCTACCGGGTCAGCCCCGTCACCGTCTCCCGGGCCCTCGCGCAGCTCGCCGCCGAGGGGCTCGTGGTCACCCGGCCGGGCGCCGGGGTGTTCCGGGCCCGCCCGCGTACGGAAGCCCCCGCGTCCGGGGACACCTCCTGGCAGGAGGTCGCCCTCAGCGCGGAGGGGGCCGGCGAGATCACCCCGCGCTCCGTCGACGCCACCGGCGTGCTGGCCTCGCTCGCCGTGCCGCCGGGCGGGGTGATCGAGCTCAACGGCGGATACCTGCACCCCTCGCTCCAGCCCGAGCGGGCCATGGCGGCCGCACTGGCCCGGGCCGGGCGGCGGCCCGGGGCCTGGGGGCGGCCGCCCGTCGAGGGGCTGCCCGAGCTGCGCGACTGGTTCGCCCGGGAGATCGGCGGGGCCGTCGCGGCCTCCGACGTACTGGTCACCGCGGGCGGGCAGAGCGCGCTGACCACGGCCCTGCGGGCACTCGCCCCGCCCGGGGCGCCGATCCTGGTGGAGTCCCCGACCTACCCCGGCCTGCTCGCGATCGCCCGCGCCTCCGGATGCCGTCCCGTGCCCGTCCCCGTGGACGCCGAGGGGGTCCGGCCGGAGCTGCTGGCCGCCGCCTTCGAAGCGACCGGGGCGCGGGTCTTCGTATGCCAGCCGCTGTTCCAGAACCCGACCGGGGCGGTGCTGGCCCCCGGGCGGCGGGCCGAGGTGCTGAGGATCGCGCGGGCCGCCGGCGCCTTCGTGGTCGAGGACGACTACGCCCGGGCCCTGGCCCACGAGGACGCGGGCCCGCTGCCCGTGACGCTGGCCGCCGAGGACGCGGACGGGGTGGTGGTGCACGTCAGGTCACTGACCAAGGCCACCTCCCCCAGCCTGCGGGTGGGCGCGCTGGCGGCCCGCGGCCCGGTGGTGGACCGGCTGCGCGCGATCCAGGTCGTGGACAGCTTCTTCGTGCCCCGCCCGCTCCAGGAGGCGGCCCTGGAACTGGTCGGCGCGCCCGCCTGGCCGCGCCACCTGCGGGCCGTGTCCGCCGAGCTCAGGCACCGGCGGGAGGTGCTCGCCGGGGCCCTGCGGCGGGAGCTGCCCGGGCTGGCGCTGCCGCATCTGCCCTCCGGCGGCTACCAGTTGTGGGTGCGCGCCGCGGAAGGGGCCGACGACGCCGCCTTCGCGGCGGCCGCCCTGCGCGCCGGGGTCGCGGTCGCGCCCGGCCGTCCGTACTTCTGCGCGGAACCGCCGGGTGCCTACGTCCGGCTGAGTTTCGCCGGGGTCTCGGGCCCCGGGGAGCTGGTCGAGGGGGTCCGGCGGCTGAAGGCCGCGCTCCCCGGGCCCGTCGGCCGAGACGCTTGA
- a CDS encoding histidine phosphatase family protein, with protein sequence MHVRVSLVAAARSCSLLAERFDDDRPLDGTGRRALELASRGLVPLGAAGLRYCSPTPRSRATGEALGYAPLAQPALRECDMGRWRGLTLAEVTAREPGSVDVWLADPRSSPHGGESLLAFISRIGGWLDTRPADDGGAIVAVAEPSVVRAAVVYALNAPPRTFWNVDVRPLSTVTLTGRPGSWHLSLQAVQTG encoded by the coding sequence ATGCATGTTCGGGTCTCGCTCGTCGCCGCAGCCCGCAGCTGCTCGCTGCTCGCCGAGCGCTTCGACGACGACCGCCCGCTGGACGGGACCGGCCGGCGGGCGCTGGAGCTGGCCTCCCGGGGGCTCGTACCGCTGGGCGCGGCCGGGCTGCGCTACTGCTCCCCGACCCCGCGCAGCCGGGCCACCGGCGAGGCCCTCGGTTACGCGCCGCTGGCCCAGCCCGCGCTGCGCGAGTGCGACATGGGGCGCTGGCGGGGGCTGACCCTGGCCGAGGTGACCGCCCGGGAACCCGGGTCCGTGGACGTCTGGCTCGCCGACCCGCGGTCCTCCCCGCACGGCGGCGAGTCCCTGCTCGCCTTCATCTCCCGGATCGGCGGCTGGCTGGACACCCGGCCCGCGGACGACGGGGGCGCGATCGTGGCGGTGGCGGAGCCCTCGGTGGTCCGGGCGGCCGTGGTCTACGCGCTGAACGCACCTCCGCGGACGTTCTGGAACGTCGACGTCCGGCCGCTGTCGACGGTGACCCTGACCGGCCGGCCGGGCAGCTGGCACCTCTCCCTGCAGGCCGTGCAAACCGGTTGA
- a CDS encoding N-acetyltransferase codes for MTGTVIITTLAERPELAGRLWDMTDSWPEFAAHDPLAWLLYPRMVAELPDYVLVATDGDAVVARAFSVPFALHAPGRDGTLPARGWDQVLMWTFSDLRRGVRPDTVSAVEISIATDRQGEGLSGLMLAAMRENALARGFAEVIAPVRPNGKPAEPDNSIHEYAYRTRGDGLPYDPWLRVHVRAGGVIDSVAPLSMTITGSLAEWREWTGLPFDAPGPVHVPGALVPVHCDPEQGHAVYVEPNVWVRHRLK; via the coding sequence ATGACCGGGACAGTGATCATCACCACCCTCGCCGAGCGGCCCGAACTGGCCGGACGCCTCTGGGACATGACGGACTCGTGGCCGGAGTTCGCCGCCCACGACCCGCTGGCCTGGCTGCTCTACCCGCGGATGGTGGCCGAGCTGCCGGACTACGTCCTGGTCGCCACGGACGGCGACGCGGTCGTGGCGCGCGCGTTCAGCGTGCCCTTCGCGCTGCACGCGCCGGGGCGGGACGGGACGCTGCCCGCGCGGGGCTGGGACCAGGTCCTCATGTGGACCTTCTCCGACCTGCGGCGCGGGGTCCGGCCCGACACGGTGAGCGCCGTCGAGATCAGCATCGCCACCGACCGGCAGGGCGAGGGCCTGTCCGGGCTGATGCTGGCCGCGATGCGCGAGAACGCCCTGGCCCGCGGTTTCGCCGAGGTCATAGCCCCGGTGCGACCTAACGGAAAGCCCGCCGAGCCGGACAACTCGATCCACGAGTACGCGTACCGTACCCGTGGCGACGGCCTGCCGTACGACCCGTGGCTGCGCGTCCACGTCCGCGCGGGCGGGGTGATCGACTCGGTGGCCCCGCTGTCGATGACCATCACCGGCTCGCTCGCCGAATGGCGGGAGTGGACCGGCCTGCCCTTCGACGCGCCGGGCCCGGTCCACGTCCCGGGAGCCCTGGTCCCGGTCCACTGCGACCCGGAACAGGGTCATGCTGTCTATGTGGAACCCAACGTCTGGGTCAGGCATCGGCTGAAGTAG
- the argC gene encoding N-acetyl-gamma-glutamyl-phosphate reductase → MAVRVAVAGASGYAGGEVLRLLLSHPEVEIGALTANSNAGQLLGSLQPHLVPLAGRTLEATTPEVLAGHDVVFLALPHGQSAAVAAQLGENVLVVDMGADHRLRDSADWDKFYGAPHAGTWPYGLPELPGGRAALVGSKRIAVPGCFPTAVSLALFPAYQAQLAEPEAVIVAATGTSGAGKALKPHLLGSEVMGSVTPYGVGGVHRHTPEMVQNLSPLAGRRVSVSFTANLVPMPRGILANCSAKALPGVTAEAVRAAYEKAYADEPFVHLLPEGRWPTTQSVYGSNAVHLQVAYDESAQRIIAISAIDNLTKGTAGGAVQSMNIALGLPEELGLSTIGVAP, encoded by the coding sequence ATGGCAGTACGTGTAGCGGTGGCCGGAGCGAGCGGATACGCGGGCGGCGAAGTCCTGCGCCTGCTGCTCTCCCACCCCGAAGTGGAGATCGGCGCGCTGACCGCCAACTCCAACGCCGGACAGCTCCTCGGCTCCCTGCAGCCGCACCTGGTGCCGCTCGCGGGACGGACCCTGGAGGCGACCACGCCCGAGGTCCTCGCCGGACACGATGTCGTCTTCCTCGCGCTGCCCCACGGCCAGTCCGCCGCCGTCGCCGCCCAGCTCGGCGAGAACGTGCTCGTCGTCGACATGGGCGCCGACCACCGGCTCAGGGACTCGGCCGACTGGGACAAGTTCTACGGCGCCCCGCACGCCGGGACCTGGCCCTACGGCCTGCCCGAGCTGCCCGGCGGGCGCGCCGCGCTGGTGGGGAGCAAGCGCATCGCGGTACCCGGCTGCTTCCCCACCGCCGTCTCCCTCGCGCTGTTTCCGGCCTACCAGGCCCAGCTCGCCGAGCCCGAGGCCGTGATCGTCGCCGCCACCGGCACCTCCGGCGCGGGCAAGGCGCTCAAGCCGCACCTGCTGGGCTCCGAGGTGATGGGCTCCGTCACCCCGTACGGCGTCGGCGGCGTGCACCGGCACACCCCCGAGATGGTGCAGAACCTGTCCCCGCTGGCCGGGCGGCGCGTCTCCGTGTCCTTCACGGCGAACCTCGTGCCCATGCCCCGCGGCATCCTCGCCAACTGCTCCGCCAAGGCCCTGCCCGGCGTCACCGCCGAGGCGGTCCGCGCCGCCTACGAGAAGGCGTACGCCGACGAGCCCTTCGTCCACCTGCTCCCCGAGGGCCGGTGGCCGACCACCCAGTCCGTCTACGGCTCCAACGCCGTCCACCTCCAAGTGGCCTACGACGAGTCCGCCCAGCGGATCATCGCCATCAGCGCCATCGACAATCTGACCAAGGGCACCGCCGGCGGCGCGGTCCAGAGCATGAACATCGCCCTGGGGCTCCCCGAGGAGCTCGGGCTTTCCACGATCGGAGTCGCACCGTGA
- the argJ gene encoding bifunctional glutamate N-acetyltransferase/amino-acid acetyltransferase ArgJ, whose protein sequence is MSVTAAQGFTAAGIAAGIKANGNPDLALVVNHGPRLAAAGVFTSNRVKAAPVHWSEQVLRGGAVGAVVLNSGGANACTGPKGFQDTHATAEKVAEALGEEFNAGEIAVASTGLIGVLLPMDKLLPGIETAAAALSADGGEAAAIAIKTTDTVHKTATASVGGWTVGGMAKGAGMLAPGLATMLVVLTTDADVDGATLDRALRSATRTTFDRVDSDGCMSTNDTVLLLASGASGVVPAYEEFAEAVRSVCDDLARQLIGDAEGASKDIRIEVVGAVSEDDAVEVGRSIARNNLLKCAIHGEDPNWGRVLSAIGTTRAAFDPDRLNVAINGVWVCRNGSVGEDRDLVSMKDREVRITADLANGSESAVIWANDLTAEYVHENSAYSS, encoded by the coding sequence GTGAGCGTCACGGCAGCACAGGGATTCACGGCGGCGGGCATCGCCGCCGGGATCAAGGCGAACGGCAATCCCGACCTGGCCCTCGTGGTCAACCACGGGCCGCGTCTGGCCGCCGCGGGCGTCTTCACCTCCAACCGAGTCAAGGCCGCGCCCGTGCACTGGTCCGAGCAGGTCCTGCGCGGCGGCGCGGTCGGCGCGGTCGTCCTGAACTCCGGCGGCGCCAACGCCTGCACCGGGCCCAAGGGCTTCCAGGACACCCACGCCACCGCCGAGAAGGTGGCCGAGGCCCTGGGCGAGGAGTTCAACGCCGGGGAGATCGCCGTCGCGTCCACCGGACTGATCGGCGTCCTGCTCCCCATGGACAAGCTGCTCCCCGGCATCGAGACCGCCGCGGCCGCCCTGTCCGCGGACGGCGGCGAGGCCGCCGCCATCGCGATCAAGACCACCGACACCGTGCACAAGACGGCCACCGCCTCCGTGGGCGGCTGGACCGTCGGCGGCATGGCCAAGGGCGCGGGCATGCTCGCCCCGGGCCTGGCCACCATGCTCGTGGTCCTCACCACCGACGCCGACGTGGACGGCGCCACCCTCGACCGGGCCCTGCGCTCCGCCACCCGCACCACCTTCGACCGGGTCGACTCCGACGGCTGCATGTCCACCAACGACACGGTGCTGCTGCTCGCCTCCGGGGCGTCCGGCGTGGTGCCGGCGTACGAGGAGTTCGCCGAGGCCGTACGGAGCGTCTGCGACGACCTGGCCCGCCAGCTGATCGGCGACGCCGAGGGCGCCAGCAAGGACATCCGCATCGAGGTCGTCGGCGCGGTCAGCGAGGACGACGCGGTCGAGGTCGGCCGGTCCATCGCCCGCAACAACCTGCTCAAGTGCGCCATCCACGGCGAGGACCCGAACTGGGGCCGGGTGCTCTCCGCGATCGGCACCACCCGGGCCGCCTTCGACCCGGACCGGCTGAACGTGGCCATCAACGGCGTCTGGGTCTGCCGGAACGGCTCCGTCGGCGAGGACCGCGACCTGGTGAGCATGAAGGACCGCGAGGTCCGCATCACCGCCGACCTGGCCAACGGCAGCGAGTCCGCGGTCATCTGGGCCAACGACCTCACCGCCGAGTACGTCCACGAGAACAGCGCGTACTCCTCATGA
- the argB gene encoding acetylglutamate kinase: MSTARKHTALPKAEILIEALPWLTRHNGKIVVIKFGGNAMIDEDLKAAFAQDVVFLRQAGLKPVVVHGGGPQINAQLDKQGLVSEFKAGLRVTTPEAMDVVRMVLAGQVQRELVGLLNQHGPLAVGMTGEDAHTITATKHSPEIDGELVDIGRVGEITAIDTGAIEALLADGRIPVISSIARSADDHHVYNVNADTAAAALAAALGAETLMVLTDVEGLYADWPSSDEVISRLTVSELEKLLPELSSGMVPKMEGCLHAVRGGVSTARVIDGRVQHSILLEIFTDEGIGTMVVPDAQGGDAK; encoded by the coding sequence ATGAGCACGGCACGCAAGCACACCGCGCTCCCCAAGGCCGAGATCCTCATCGAGGCCCTGCCCTGGCTGACCCGCCACAACGGCAAGATCGTCGTCATCAAGTTCGGCGGCAACGCCATGATCGACGAGGACCTCAAGGCCGCCTTCGCCCAGGACGTGGTCTTCCTGCGCCAGGCCGGCCTCAAGCCGGTCGTGGTGCACGGCGGCGGCCCCCAGATCAACGCCCAGCTCGACAAGCAGGGCCTGGTCAGCGAGTTCAAGGCGGGGCTGCGCGTCACCACCCCGGAGGCCATGGACGTCGTACGGATGGTGCTGGCCGGCCAGGTCCAGCGCGAGCTGGTCGGACTGCTCAACCAGCACGGGCCGCTCGCGGTCGGCATGACCGGCGAGGACGCCCACACCATCACCGCCACCAAGCACAGCCCCGAGATCGACGGGGAGCTCGTCGACATCGGCCGGGTCGGCGAGATCACCGCCATCGACACCGGCGCGATCGAGGCACTGCTGGCGGACGGCCGGATCCCGGTCATCTCCTCCATCGCCCGCAGCGCCGACGACCACCACGTGTACAACGTGAACGCCGACACGGCTGCCGCGGCGCTCGCCGCCGCACTCGGCGCCGAGACGCTGATGGTCCTCACCGACGTCGAGGGCCTCTACGCGGACTGGCCCAGCAGCGACGAGGTCATCAGCCGGCTCACCGTCAGCGAGCTGGAGAAGCTGCTGCCCGAGCTGTCCAGCGGCATGGTGCCCAAGATGGAGGGCTGCCTGCACGCCGTGCGGGGCGGCGTCAGCACCGCCCGCGTGATCGACGGACGGGTCCAGCACTCGATCCTGCTGGAAATCTTCACCGACGAGGGAATCGGCACGATGGTCGTGCCCGACGCACAGGGAGGGGACGCCAAGTGA
- a CDS encoding acetylornithine transaminase: MNGSQETGNQRYGARWQGALTNNYGTPALALVRGEGAQVWDADGKQYTDFVGGIAVNALGHAHPAIVAAVTEQISTLGHVSNLYASEPVLALGERLLQLFGRPGRVFFCNSGAEAVEAAFKIGRLTGRTHMVATDGGFHGRTMGALALTGQPKKQAPFLPLPGDVTHVPYGDVEALRAAVTEETALVVIEPIQGENGVVVPPAGYLTAAREITRATGTLLVLDEVQTGIGRCGQWFEHQAHEGVEPDLVMLAKGLGGGLPIGAVAAFGAAADLLQPGQHGTTFGGNPVACAAGLAVIDTIAADGLLDQVKARGERLRSGIEASGHPLVSHVRGAGLLLGIVLTEPLAPQVQQAAQDAGFLVNAPAPDVVRLMPPYVLSEAEVDAFLQALPGVLDAASGDGSGE; this comes from the coding sequence GTGAACGGCAGTCAGGAGACCGGCAATCAGCGGTACGGCGCCCGCTGGCAGGGCGCGCTGACCAACAACTACGGCACCCCCGCGCTGGCCCTCGTACGCGGCGAGGGAGCCCAGGTCTGGGACGCGGACGGCAAGCAGTACACCGACTTCGTCGGCGGCATCGCGGTCAACGCCCTCGGCCACGCCCACCCGGCGATCGTCGCCGCCGTGACGGAGCAGATCTCGACCCTGGGCCACGTCTCCAACCTCTACGCCTCCGAGCCCGTCCTCGCGCTCGGCGAGCGGCTGCTCCAGCTCTTCGGCCGCCCCGGCAGGGTCTTCTTCTGCAACTCCGGCGCCGAGGCCGTCGAGGCCGCCTTCAAGATCGGCCGGCTGACCGGGCGGACCCACATGGTCGCCACCGACGGCGGCTTCCACGGCCGGACCATGGGCGCCCTCGCGCTCACCGGCCAGCCGAAGAAGCAGGCCCCCTTCCTGCCGCTGCCCGGCGACGTCACGCACGTCCCCTACGGCGACGTCGAGGCCCTGCGGGCCGCCGTCACCGAGGAGACCGCGCTCGTCGTCATCGAGCCGATCCAGGGCGAGAACGGCGTCGTCGTACCCCCCGCCGGATACCTGACGGCCGCCCGCGAGATCACCCGGGCCACCGGCACCCTGCTCGTCCTCGACGAGGTGCAGACCGGCATCGGGCGGTGCGGCCAGTGGTTTGAGCACCAGGCCCACGAGGGCGTGGAGCCCGACCTGGTCATGCTCGCGAAGGGGCTGGGCGGCGGTCTGCCCATCGGCGCCGTGGCCGCCTTCGGGGCCGCCGCCGACCTGCTCCAGCCGGGCCAGCACGGCACCACCTTCGGCGGGAACCCGGTCGCCTGCGCCGCCGGCCTCGCCGTGATCGACACGATCGCGGCCGACGGCCTGCTCGACCAGGTCAAGGCGCGGGGAGAGCGGCTGCGCTCCGGAATCGAAGCGTCCGGACATCCGCTCGTCTCCCACGTCCGTGGTGCGGGCCTTCTGCTGGGTATCGTGCTGACCGAGCCCCTCGCACCCCAGGTGCAGCAGGCGGCTCAGGACGCCGGCTTCCTGGTCAACGCGCCCGCCCCCGACGTCGTACGGCTCATGCCCCCGTACGTGCTCTCCGAGGCCGAGGTGGACGCGTTCCTCCAGGCGCTGCCCGGCGTCCTCGACGCAGCCAGCGGGGACGGATCCGGAGAATGA
- a CDS encoding arginine repressor: protein MSQAQDNEHGGQAVPQTRTARHRRIVDILNRQPVRSQSQLAKLLADDGLSVTQATLSRDLDELGAVKIRNTGGELIYAVPSEGGFRTPQAPLGESAKEERMRRLSGELLISAEASANLVVLRTPPGAAQFLASAIDQAELQAILGTIAGDDTLMLISRDPAGGQALADHLLRLAQKEG from the coding sequence ATGAGTCAGGCGCAGGACAACGAGCACGGCGGCCAGGCCGTCCCGCAGACCCGCACCGCGCGCCACCGCCGGATCGTGGACATCCTCAACCGGCAGCCGGTCCGCTCCCAGAGCCAGCTGGCCAAGCTGCTCGCCGACGACGGGCTGAGCGTCACCCAGGCGACGCTCTCGCGCGACCTCGACGAGCTGGGCGCGGTGAAGATCCGCAACACCGGCGGCGAGCTGATCTACGCGGTGCCCAGCGAGGGCGGCTTCCGCACCCCGCAGGCCCCGCTCGGCGAGTCGGCGAAGGAGGAGCGCATGCGGCGCCTCTCCGGCGAGCTGCTGATCTCGGCGGAGGCCTCCGCGAACCTCGTGGTCCTGCGCACCCCGCCGGGTGCGGCGCAGTTCCTCGCCTCGGCCATCGACCAGGCCGAACTCCAGGCGATCCTCGGCACGATCGCGGGCGACGACACCCTGATGCTGATCAGCCGCGACCCGGCGGGCGGTCAGGCCCTCGCCGACCACCTGCTGCGACTGGCGCAGAAGGAGGGCTGA
- a CDS encoding L,D-transpeptidase, protein MVTALLPQGSQSQVPLPARLTDTGGGSQLITAVAPAPGSTTGRLTWWDRRAGHWYEAGGADARFGAKGLTEGTARVQGTSTTPTGLYALPYAFGIRRAPAGTAYRYRPVTGGSWWCQDNASASYNRWVEPLPADCAPGEAEHLVTYEKQYAHALLIAFNYDRPVRGRGAGIFLHVNGKGATAGCVSVPESAMRRILRWADPRRAPHIAIGTDSGDLAVTRY, encoded by the coding sequence ATCGTCACCGCCCTGCTCCCGCAGGGCTCCCAGAGCCAGGTCCCGCTGCCCGCCCGGCTCACCGACACCGGCGGCGGGAGCCAGCTGATCACCGCCGTCGCGCCCGCGCCGGGCTCCACGACCGGGCGGCTGACCTGGTGGGACCGCAGGGCGGGGCACTGGTACGAGGCCGGCGGCGCGGACGCCCGGTTCGGGGCGAAGGGGCTCACCGAGGGCACGGCCCGCGTCCAGGGCACCAGCACCACGCCGACGGGCCTGTACGCGCTCCCGTACGCCTTCGGGATCCGGCGGGCGCCGGCCGGCACGGCGTACCGGTACCGGCCGGTGACCGGGGGGTCGTGGTGGTGCCAGGACAACGCCTCGGCCAGCTACAACCGCTGGGTCGAGCCGCTGCCCGCGGACTGCGCGCCGGGCGAGGCCGAGCACCTGGTGACGTACGAGAAGCAGTACGCGCACGCCCTGCTGATCGCCTTCAACTACGACCGGCCCGTACGCGGCCGGGGCGCGGGCATCTTCCTGCACGTCAACGGCAAGGGGGCGACGGCCGGTTGCGTGTCCGTGCCGGAGTCGGCCATGCGGCGGATCCTGCGCTGGGCGGACCCGCGGCGGGCCCCGCACATCGCGATCGGCACGGACTCCGGGGACCTGGCCGTGACCCGCTACTGA
- a CDS encoding pyridoxamine 5'-phosphate oxidase family protein — translation MGKLYAHIDGRLRTFIEEQPVFFTATAPLTGDGHVNLSPKGRAGTLVVIDEQTLAYLDFGGSGAETIAHLRENGRITLMWCAFSGPPNIVRVHGEGEPVFRDDPRWGELIGLFGDADGPSARAVILVRARRISDTCGFAVPFMEYEGERTLHAEYFGRKSDEEFAEYCEKKEFIGSSLDGLPALPLPLPPRTV, via the coding sequence ATGGGAAAGCTCTACGCACACATAGACGGCCGGCTGCGCACGTTCATCGAGGAGCAGCCCGTCTTCTTCACGGCCACCGCCCCGCTCACGGGCGACGGCCACGTCAACCTGTCCCCCAAGGGCCGCGCCGGGACCCTGGTCGTCATCGACGAACAGACCCTCGCCTACCTGGACTTCGGCGGCAGCGGCGCGGAGACCATCGCCCACCTGCGCGAGAACGGCCGGATCACCCTGATGTGGTGCGCGTTCTCCGGGCCGCCCAACATCGTCCGCGTTCACGGCGAGGGCGAGCCGGTCTTCCGCGACGACCCCCGCTGGGGTGAGCTGATCGGCCTGTTCGGCGACGCCGACGGGCCCTCCGCGCGCGCCGTCATCCTCGTCCGTGCCCGGCGGATCTCCGACACCTGCGGGTTCGCCGTCCCCTTCATGGAGTACGAGGGCGAGCGCACCCTCCACGCCGAGTACTTCGGCCGCAAGAGCGACGAGGAGTTCGCCGAGTACTGCGAGAAGAAGGAGTTCATCGGATCGAGCCTCGACGGCCTGCCTGCGCTGCCGCTGCCCCTTCCGCCCCGTACCGTCTGA
- a CDS encoding argininosuccinate synthase, translating into MTERVVLAYSGGLDTSVAIGWIAEETGAEVIAVAVDVGQGGEDLDVIRKRALDCGAVEAEVADASDEFANEYCLPAIKANALYMDRYPLVSALSRPAIVKHLVAAAKKHGATTVAHGCTGKGNDQVRFEAGIVALAPDLKCIAPVRDYAMTRDKAIAFCEEKNLPIATTKKSPYSIDQNVFGRAVETGFLEDIWNAPIEDIYEYTSNPALPREADEVVISFKEGVPVAIDGKPVTVLQAIQQLNDRAGAQGIGRIDIVEDRLVGIKSREVYEAPGAIALITAHQELENVTVERELARYKRQVEQRWGEMVYDGLWFSPLKRALDGFINEANQHVTGDIRMTLHGGRAVVTGRKSDESLYDFNLATYDSGDTFDQSKAQGFIEIFGLSSKIAARRDLA; encoded by the coding sequence GTGACCGAGCGCGTCGTACTCGCCTACTCGGGCGGCCTGGACACCTCCGTCGCCATCGGCTGGATCGCCGAGGAGACGGGCGCCGAGGTCATCGCCGTTGCCGTGGACGTCGGCCAGGGCGGCGAGGACCTGGACGTCATCCGCAAGCGCGCGCTCGACTGCGGTGCGGTCGAGGCCGAGGTCGCCGACGCCTCGGACGAGTTCGCCAACGAGTACTGCCTCCCGGCGATCAAGGCGAACGCCCTCTACATGGACCGGTACCCGCTGGTCTCGGCCCTCTCCCGGCCGGCCATCGTCAAGCACCTGGTGGCCGCCGCCAAGAAGCACGGCGCCACGACCGTCGCCCACGGCTGCACCGGCAAGGGCAACGACCAGGTCCGCTTCGAGGCGGGCATCGTCGCCCTCGCCCCGGACCTCAAGTGCATCGCCCCGGTCCGTGACTACGCGATGACCCGGGACAAGGCGATCGCCTTCTGCGAGGAGAAGAACCTCCCGATCGCGACCACCAAGAAGTCCCCGTACTCCATCGACCAGAACGTCTTCGGGCGCGCCGTCGAGACGGGCTTCCTGGAGGACATCTGGAACGCCCCGATCGAGGACATCTACGAGTACACCTCGAACCCGGCCCTGCCGCGCGAGGCCGACGAGGTCGTCATCTCCTTCAAGGAGGGCGTCCCGGTCGCCATCGACGGCAAGCCCGTCACCGTGCTCCAGGCCATCCAGCAGCTCAACGACCGCGCCGGAGCCCAGGGCATCGGCCGGATCGACATCGTCGAGGACCGCCTCGTCGGCATCAAGTCCCGTGAGGTGTACGAGGCCCCGGGCGCGATCGCGCTGATCACCGCCCACCAGGAGCTGGAGAACGTCACCGTCGAGCGCGAGCTGGCCCGCTACAAGCGGCAGGTCGAGCAGCGCTGGGGCGAGATGGTCTACGACGGCCTGTGGTTCTCCCCGCTCAAGCGCGCCCTGGACGGCTTCATCAACGAAGCCAACCAGCATGTCACCGGCGACATCCGGATGACCCTGCACGGCGGCCGCGCCGTCGTCACCGGCCGGAAGTCCGACGAGTCGCTCTACGACTTCAACCTCGCGACCTACGACTCGGGCGACACCTTCGACCAGTCCAAGGCCCAGGGCTTCATCGAGATCTTCGGTCTCTCCTCGAAGATCGCCGCCCGCCGCGACCTCGCCTGA